The Candidatus Polarisedimenticolia bacterium genome window below encodes:
- the rpsS gene encoding 30S ribosomal protein S19 has protein sequence MSRSIKKGPYVEPSLKKKIEEMNRKYEKKVLKTWSRRSTILPEMVGHTLAVHNGKKFIPVYITENMVGHRLGEFSPTRIFRGHSRAAAAEAASGGGAPTPPPAGGTTTAS, from the coding sequence ATGAGCCGGTCCATCAAGAAAGGGCCCTACGTCGAGCCCTCTCTCAAGAAGAAGATCGAGGAGATGAACCGCAAATACGAGAAGAAGGTCCTGAAGACCTGGTCCCGGCGGAGCACCATCCTCCCGGAGATGGTCGGCCACACGCTGGCGGTGCACAACGGCAAGAAGTTCATTCCGGTCTACATCACGGAGAACATGGTCGGACACCGGCTCGGGGAGTTCTCCCCGACCCGCATCTTCCGGGGGCACTCCCGGGCGGCGGCCGCGGAAGCGGCCTCCGGGGGCGGGGCTCCGACGCCGCCTCCCGCGGGCGGCA
- the rplB gene encoding 50S ribosomal protein L2, translating to MPNKTYKPTTPGRRFQTVSTFEEITETRPLKPLLDKHNRTGGRNNTGWLSVRHRGGGHKRRYRIIDYRRDKDGIPGKVAAIEYDPNRSARIARIHYADGEKRYILAPQGLSVGTGIVSGPDADILPGNCLSLKSIPLGTTIHNIELKRGRGGQMVRSAGVGAQLLAKEGAFAQVKLPSGEVRRVDVECRATIGQVGNGDHENISIGKAGRNRWLGWRPTVRGVAMNPVDHPLGGGEGKSSGGRHPCTPWGVREIKTRNNKRTEKYIVRRRKKS from the coding sequence ATGCCGAACAAGACCTACAAGCCGACCACCCCCGGACGCCGTTTCCAGACGGTCTCGACGTTCGAGGAAATCACCGAGACGCGACCCCTGAAGCCGCTCCTGGACAAGCACAATCGGACGGGAGGCCGGAACAACACCGGCTGGCTATCGGTGCGCCACCGCGGGGGCGGGCACAAGCGGCGGTATCGGATCATCGACTATCGCCGCGACAAGGACGGCATTCCCGGCAAGGTCGCGGCGATCGAATACGATCCCAACCGCTCGGCGCGCATCGCGCGGATCCACTACGCCGACGGAGAGAAGCGCTACATCCTCGCGCCCCAGGGGCTGTCGGTCGGGACGGGGATCGTCTCGGGGCCCGACGCCGACATCCTTCCCGGGAACTGCCTCTCGCTGAAGAGCATCCCCTTGGGGACGACGATCCACAACATCGAGCTGAAGCGCGGCCGGGGCGGCCAGATGGTGCGCAGCGCCGGCGTCGGGGCGCAGCTGCTGGCCAAGGAAGGGGCATTCGCCCAGGTCAAGCTCCCCTCCGGGGAGGTCCGGAGGGTCGACGTCGAGTGCCGCGCCACGATCGGTCAGGTCGGCAACGGCGATCACGAGAACATCTCGATCGGGAAAGCGGGACGGAATCGGTGGCTGGGATGGAGGCCCACCGTGCGGGGGGTCGCTATGAATCCGGTCGATCATCCCCTGGGGGGTGGCGAGGGGAAGAGCTCGGGAGGCCGGCACCCCTGCACGCCCTGGGGAGTCCGGGAGATTAAGACGCGGAACAACAAGCGCACCGAGAAATACATCGTCCGGCGGAGGAAGAAGTCATGA
- a CDS encoding 50S ribosomal protein L23 has translation MSRPAHQIVLAPLITEKSTKLKDAQELLCFRVARDANKIEIKRSIEELFNVKVATVRTALVHGKMKRVGRNLGKRPDWKKAYVRLRPGEKSIEYFEGV, from the coding sequence ATGAGCCGGCCCGCGCACCAGATCGTCCTGGCCCCCCTGATCACCGAGAAATCGACCAAGCTGAAGGATGCGCAGGAGCTCCTCTGCTTCCGGGTGGCCCGCGACGCGAACAAGATCGAGATCAAGCGATCGATCGAGGAGCTGTTCAACGTGAAAGTGGCCACGGTCCGCACGGCCCTCGTTCACGGCAAGATGAAGCGCGTCGGGCGGAACCTGGGGAAGCGCCCCGACTGGAAGAAGGCCTACGTCAGGCTGCGGCCGGGCGAGAAGAGCATCGAGTACTTCGAAGGCGTCTAA
- the rplD gene encoding 50S ribosomal protein L4, translating into MDALKIVNLKNEKVGEMTLEKSVFEYPLKRHLIFEAVNAYRAAGRSGTRQTKTRAEVAGSGRKLWRQKKTGRARVGSIRSSIWRKGGTVFGPHPFDYDIRFPKRMRKNAIRSLLSSKLRQDKVVVVETLELSEPRTRAMQGMLETLGLKGKVLLVDREPARNLELASRNLRNVSLARAGGLNVFDLLHHDTLVLTRQAAETIGEVYAP; encoded by the coding sequence ATGGACGCGCTGAAGATCGTCAATCTGAAGAACGAGAAAGTGGGGGAGATGACCCTCGAGAAGTCGGTCTTCGAGTATCCGCTCAAGCGTCATCTCATCTTCGAGGCGGTGAACGCCTACCGCGCCGCCGGCCGATCGGGGACGCGGCAGACGAAAACCCGCGCCGAGGTCGCCGGCAGCGGGCGGAAGCTGTGGCGCCAGAAGAAGACGGGCCGCGCGCGCGTGGGCTCGATCCGCAGCTCGATCTGGCGCAAGGGAGGGACGGTGTTCGGCCCGCATCCGTTCGACTACGACATCCGCTTTCCGAAGCGCATGCGGAAGAATGCGATCCGCTCCCTGCTCTCCTCGAAGCTCCGCCAGGACAAAGTGGTCGTCGTGGAGACCCTGGAGCTCTCCGAGCCGCGCACGCGGGCGATGCAGGGGATGCTGGAGACGCTCGGATTGAAGGGCAAGGTCCTGCTCGTGGACCGGGAGCCGGCGCGCAACCTGGAGCTGGCTTCCCGCAACCTCCGCAACGTCTCCCTGGCCCGCGCCGGCGGGCTGAACGTGTTCGACCTGCTCCATCACGACACGCTGGTGCTCACGCGGCAGGCCGCGGAGACCATCGGGGAGGTCTACGCTCCATGA
- the rplC gene encoding 50S ribosomal protein L3, with protein MIEGLIGIKLGMTQVFSKEGGVIPVTVLKAGPCIVVQKKNRQTDGYESVQLGFVEPTSERKVSKALLGHFKKAGLPPTRRIREFKILSEGEKINVGDQVSAAIFQVDENVDVSGISKGKGFAGVIKRHHFRGGAATHGSMFHRAPGSVGASAFPSRTFRGMRAAGHLGAARITVKNLQVVQIDPENHLLVVRGAVPGADGGYLVIRHSPAPRKIRQPKAAPPAAKKGAKTAAKKK; from the coding sequence ATGATCGAAGGGTTGATCGGAATCAAGCTCGGGATGACCCAGGTGTTCTCCAAGGAGGGGGGGGTGATCCCGGTGACCGTCTTGAAGGCCGGGCCCTGCATAGTGGTCCAGAAGAAGAACCGCCAGACGGACGGCTACGAGTCGGTGCAGCTGGGCTTCGTCGAGCCGACCTCCGAGCGCAAGGTCAGCAAGGCGCTGCTGGGCCACTTCAAGAAAGCGGGCCTCCCGCCGACCCGCCGGATCCGGGAATTCAAGATTCTCTCGGAGGGGGAGAAGATCAACGTGGGGGATCAGGTGAGCGCCGCGATCTTCCAGGTCGACGAGAACGTTGACGTGAGCGGCATCAGCAAGGGCAAGGGGTTCGCCGGGGTGATCAAGCGCCACCACTTCCGCGGCGGCGCCGCCACCCACGGCTCGATGTTCCATCGCGCGCCGGGATCGGTCGGCGCCTCGGCGTTTCCTTCCCGCACGTTTCGCGGGATGCGCGCGGCCGGGCACCTGGGCGCGGCGCGGATCACCGTCAAGAACCTGCAGGTCGTGCAGATCGATCCGGAGAACCACCTGCTGGTCGTCCGCGGGGCGGTTCCCGGGGCGGACGGCGGCTACCTGGTGATCCGGCACTCGCCGGCCCCGCGGAAGATCCGCCAGCCGAAGGCGGCGCCTCCGGCCGCGAAGAAGGGCGCGAAGACCGCGGCCAAGAAGAAATAG